From the genome of Salvelinus namaycush isolate Seneca chromosome 10, SaNama_1.0, whole genome shotgun sequence, one region includes:
- the crb1 gene encoding protein crumbs homolog 1, giving the protein MIGASPLKARSAAPLTDQCFPNPCYNRAICRSRGDGYSCFCVPGFQGERCQIEVNECVSQPCRNRATCVDRVGRYACLCSPGFTGATCEVQINECQSQPCLNGGSCHDYVNGFSCTCMPGFQGDRCEIDVDECQHQPCQNGALCIDRLNGYSCDCSQTTFTGRHCETAAPPCTSQPCFNSAICVEDKGNYTCDCWPGFKGRQCEVDVSECSSNPCLYRGRCIELSWQSLYGSESLLPDHYDPQQAAGFICSCPPGTTGTLCEEVVDACDPSPCENGGQCESLVGRYVCHCSPQNHDEFLYGGQNCSEAMVGCEGHECQNQGSCSPFLSDGHHGYSCLCPPGLTGPLCQTPTAFSFEQKGYLLLQSPLVAAEASCNITLSFRTVLPRAVLFQRDSGGLVLGLELLGGQLTLSLRREALAGGGEGGEALQLRQTLELPLNVTDGEWHSVKAVLEDGLLSLRLLDGGVCQEQDCESEARVDGTLAGADFPESPLQNTFIGGVVEAGAALVPVPAFIGCLRDVFVDSQLVVPEEWLSDSAVNVTAGCSHRDRCQDSPCENRGQCINLWQSYQCRCPRPYESHDCAEEYVTARFGNEDSQSYAVFTITDNPGSDITVSLFLRTRRQAGLLLVLVNSTSQYLRLWLDKGRVRVQLHNFETLTSESAVNDGDIHFVSMVVDHEHMVLYVANQKQGSVEVRTVDSQMGDVVYVGGLAEQKASAAFGGYFKGCIQDLRINGERLQFFRLDTPVTSYPVELMANVIAGCTGDDSCSRNPCQNGGMCYSMWDDFTCTCPPNTAGRRCEEVKWCELSPCPARAECHILSQGYECFSNATFLDDSSVLSYRGNGRIQRSLASISLSMRTRKRHAAILHAESGPEFVTVSVQDGLLFLELQSGVWEGSSTVSLSSRRRVSDGEWHSVHLFMVSPWAEASRWTMVLDEEAEEAGTSSSEGGNLDFLREEVDILLGGLGPEAGWSLVGCLGTVEVGGIALPYYSPSEVNLPRTQEEQFLRTSPSPPRGGCSGGPVCQPSPCVNRGSCQDLWNLFNCSCDEGWAGRRCELNTDTCASNPCIHGNCSVQGLAYKCSCEFGYTGMNCEEEVDVCENHLCAHGGTCLHGVNKYACLCAENYTGPYCNDRVEEIPWYIVVNRNGRPKLPVSVCGDETRNYTCFNAGNCTERELSCDCLPGFTGHRCEQEVDECKSNPCLNGGYCRNLINKYHCVCDMSFAGDNCQIDLTSEGLTADLLLSVSLVSVVLLLALVSISVGLVVALNRRATHGTYSPSRQEKEGSRVEMWNIAQPPPVERLI; this is encoded by the exons GTGCCACCTGTGAGGTCCAGATTAACGAGTGTCAATCACAGCCCTGCCTCAACGGCGGGAGTTGTCATGACTACGTCAACGGCTTCTCATGCACCTGCATGCCCGGTTTCCAGGGTGACCGCTGTGAAATCGACGTTGACGAGTGCCAACACCAGCCATGCCAAAACGGGGCCCTGTGTATTGATAGGTTGAATGG GTACAGCTGCGACTGCTCTCAGACCACCTTCACTGGGCGACACTGTGAAACTGCTGCTCCTCCATGCACGTCCCAGCCCTGCTTCAACAGCGCCATCTGTGTGGAGGACAAGGGGAACTACACCTGTGACTGCTGGCCAG GGTTCAAGGGTCGTCAGTGTGAGGTGGATGTGAGTGAGTGCAGCAGCAACCCCTGTCTGTACAGGGGACGCTGTATAGAGCTGTCCTGGCAGAGCCTGTATGGTTCAGAGTCTCTGCTTCCAGACCACTACGACCCACAGCAAGCTGCAGGCTTCATATGCAGCTGCCCACCAGGAACCACAG GTACTCTTTGTGAGGAGGTAGTGGACGCGTGCGACCCCAGCCCTTGTGAGAACGGGGGTCAGTGTGAGAGCCTTGTGGGGAGATATGTGTGCCACTGCTCTCCGCAGAACCACGATGAGTTCCTGTACGGGGGACAGAACTGCAGCGAGGCTATGGTGGGCTGTGAGGGCCACGAGTGTCAGAACCAGGGCTCGTGTTCTCCCTTCCTGAGCGACGGTCATCATGGCTACTCCTGCCTCTGCCCCCCGGGCCTCACCGGGCCTCTCTGCCAGACCCCCACAGCCTTCTCCTTCGAGCAGAAAGGCTATTTGTTGTTGCAGAGCCCACTGGTGGCCGCGGAGGCCTCATGCAACATCACCCTGAGCTTCCGGACAGTGCTGCCCAGGGCCGTGCTATTCCAGCGGGACAGTGGAGGGCTGGTCCTGGGTTTGGAGCTACTGGGGGGCCAGCTGACACTCAGCCTGAGGAGGGAGGCCTTGGCTGGGGGTGGGGAAGGGGGAGAGGCCCTGCAGCTTAGGCAGACCCTGGAGCTCCCCCTTAACGTGACTGATGGGGAGTGGCACTCTGTGAAAGCCGTGCTGGAGGACGGCCTGCTCAGCCTCAGGCTCCTGGATGGTGGGGTCTGTCAGGAGCAGGACTGTGAGAGCGAAGCCCGGGTCGATGGCACCCTGGCTGGGGCGGACTTTCCAGAGTCTCCCCTCCAGAACACTTTCATCGGCGGGGTGGTGGAGGCAGGCGCCGCCCTGGTCCCAGTCCCGGCCTTCATTGGCTGTCTGCGGGACGTGTTTGTGGACTCCCAGCTGGTGGTTCCGGAGGAGTGGCTGAGCGACTCGGCAGTGAACGTGACTGCAGGCTGCAGCCACAGGGACCGATGCCAGGACAGCCCCTGTGAGAACAGAGGACAGTGCATTAACCTGTGGCAGAGCTACCAGTGCCGGTGTCCCCGGCCATACGAAAGTCACGACTGTGCTGAGG agtaCGTGACGGCCCGCTTCGGCAACGAGGACTCTCAGAGCTATGCCGTCTTCACCATCACAGACAACCCAGGAAGTGACATCACTGTCTCCCTCTTCCTGCGCACACGTCGCCAGGCTGGCCTCTTATTGGTGCTCGTCAACAGCACCAGCCAATACCTGCGCCTGTGGCTGGATAAGGGACGGGTCAGAGTTCAGCTCCATAACTTTGAAACCTTGACCAGTGAGAGTGCGGTCAACGACGGAGACATCCACTTTGTGAGCATGGTGGTTGACCATGAGCATATGGtcctgtatgtagccaaccagaagcAGGGCTCGGTGGAGGTCAGGACGGTGGACAGTCAAATGGGAGATGTCGTGTATGTTGGGGGTCTGGCGGAGCAGAAGGCGTCAGCAGCGTTCGGGGGCTACTTTAAAGGCTGTATACAGGACCTGAGGATCAACGGAGAGAGACTGCAATTCTTCAGGCTGGACACCCCGGTGACGTCATATCCTGTCGAGCTCATGGCTAACGTCATAGCGGGCTGCACTGGGGATGATTCCTGTAGT AGGAACCCGTGTCAGAACGGAGGGATGTGCTACTCCATGTGGGACGACTTCACTTGCACCTGCCCCCCCAACACTGCAGGGCGGCGCTGTGAGGAGGTCAAGTGGTGTGAGCTGTCTCCCTGCCCCGCACGGGCAGAGTGTCACATCCTCAGCCAGGGATACGAGT GCTTTTCCAACGCCACTTTCCTTGATGACAGCAGTGTGCTGTCTTACCGCGGTAACGGCCGTATCCAACGCAGCCTGGCCAGCATCTCCCTCAGCATGCGCACCCGTAAACGCCACGCCGCCATCTTGCACGCTGAGAGTGGGCCGGAGTTTGTGACGGTGTCTGTGCAGGATGGCCTTCTCTTCCTTGAGCTCCAGAGCGGGGTGTGGGAGGGCTCCTCCACAGTGTCCCTCAGCAGCCGGAGGAGGGTCAGCGACGGGGAGTGGCACAGCGTCCACCTCTTCATGGTCAGCCCCTGGGCAGAGGCATCCCGCTGGACCATGGTGCTGGATGAGGAGGCGGAGGAGGCAGGGACCTCCAGCAGCGAAGGAGGCAACCTGGACTTCCTCAGGGAGGAGGTGGACATCCTGCTGGGGGGGCTGGGGCCCGAGGCTGGCTGGAGCCTAGTGGGGTGCCTGGGCACCGTGGAGGTGGGGGGCATCGCCCTGCCTTACTATAGCCCTTCAGAGGTCAACCTTCCCCGGACTCAGGAGGAGCAGTTCCTGCGGACATCCCCCAGCCCGCCCAGGGGCGGGTGCAGTGGAGGCCCGGTGTGCCAGCCCAGCCCGTGTGTGAACAGAGGCAGCTGCCAGGACCTCTGGAACCTGTTCAACTGTAGCTGTGACGAGGGCTGGGCCGGACGCCGTTGTGAGCTCAACACAGACACCTGCGCCTCCAACCCCTGTATCCATGGCAACTGTAGCGTTCAGGGGCTGGCATACAAGTGTTCCTGTGAGTTTGGCTACACTGGTATGAACTGTGAGGAGGAGGTGGATGTGTGTGAGAACCATCTATGTGCTCATGGAGGGACGTGTCTACATGGAGTGAACAAGtatgcctgtctgtgtgctgAGAACTACACCGGACCTTACTGCAA tgaTCGTGTTGAGGAAATTCCATGGTACATAGTAGTCAACAGGAATGG TCGGCCCAAGCTGCCAGTGTCTGTCTGTGGAGATGAAACCAGAAACTACACCTGCTTCAACGCAGGGAACTGCACCGAGAGAGAGCTGTCCTGTGACTGTCTACCCGGCTTCACAGGGCACCg CTGTGAGCAGGAGGTGGATGAGTGCAAGTCCAACCCCTGTCTGAACGGGGGCTACTGCCGAAACCTCATCAACAAGTACCACTGTGTGTGTGACATGAGTTTCGCCGGGGACAATTGCCAGATCGAC tTGACCTCTGAAGGGCTGACCGCTGACCTGTTGCTGTCGGTCAGTCTGGTGTCAGTGGTGCTGCTACTGGCCCTGGTCAGTATCTCTGTGGGCCTGGTGGTGGCTCTGAACCGTAGGGCCACCCACGGTACCTACAGCCCCAGCCGACAGGAGAAGGAGGGATCCCGCGTAGAGATGTGGAACATAGCCCAGCCGCCGCCCGTGGAGAGACTCATATAA